TTTCAGAAGGCCGTTGCGCCATGGGAATGTGCACCGCCTGCTCAAGCGCCGGCTTTTGCAGGTTCGATTTGTACACCACGCCGTTCTGTAGAAACGTGGTGTCTTTCCCGGAAACGACAGGCACTATTTCGCCTTCATGGCCGTACAGTATCCGGTTGACCGGAACGTTGTATTTCCACTGTATCGAAGGGCCGTCAAGGGCCCACAAAGCAACAAGGGCCGCGGCCGCAACGGCAAACTGCCATGGGCTTCCCAAACAGAGCCACAGCAGCGGCAGCGCCGCAAAGACAACGATGAAACTGTTATGGACAAACAGGAGTATGCAGGCGTACACGCACAGCGCGCCGGCAACGCCGCCCGAGTTTTCCCATCCGTAAAGTTGCCTGGAGTTTTGCCCGGAGGAAAACAACCTGCCCAGCACATAGCCGTTGATAACGGTCACCGGCGCCTCGCTCGCCATGAGAATGCCGAGCATGGCAAGCGGCGAAACCGTCTGTCCCTGTAAAAGCGGCAGGCGGCCTGCCCTGACGAGAAACATGCCCGCAATTGCGGCAATGATAAGGAGCGCTGCCGGCGTTCGCGCGTTGAAAGACCGCGTTTTTTCCGCGCGGGCACGCGCGGCGAGCGCGGTGCCGAGGCCGGTGCACGCAAGCCACACGCTCAGAATCATGCCGATGGAAATTTCGTTGCCGGAAAACACGGAAAGGCATTCGCGGAAATACACGCTCTGCACGGCGGCGGAAAAAACGCCCGCGGAAAAAATCAGCAGGGCCGGGCTGCTACTGCTCCTCGAAATGCACGGCACGGTAGCGCTTCACTTCTGCTGTTTTCCACCCGTCCGGCGGCATGCCGCCCTTCAGGGAAAGGTGCTCGAGGAAATCGACCTTGTCCGGGAGCTGGCCCCACACCTGCGGTAGAAAGGTTGACTGATGGTAACCCTTGGTGAGGATGATGCCGTCCTCGCCGGGCACGAGCCGGGCGAGGAGGTCGTCGGGATCTTTGTACGTTAACGGCACGGGTTTGGTCAGCACCGAAACCTCCACCTTGATGTCGCCGAGCTCGGCCGGCCTCACCGGCGGAAAACGCGGGTCTTCGAGCGCGGCGTTCCTGGCGTTGTCCATCACTGCCTCGAACAGCGGCTTGATGCCCTCGATGTACCCGATGCAGCCGCGCAGCTCGCCTTTCTTCGTGAGCGTCACAAAGCAGCCGCGGAATTCCTTGGTCATGCTCGGCGTGTCGGACGGCGCGACCGGCGCCTGGTCCTTTACCGCGGCCTCGAGGTTCCGGCGCGCGAGCTTGAGCAAAAACGCCTTGACATCCGGCGATAATTCGTCGGGCGAGGACGCCTGTTTTTTTGCATCGACGGCTTGTTTTTTCCCGTCCGGCTTGGGCGAAGCGTCGCAATTGATGGAGTTCATAAGCAGTGCTCCGAGGATAAGGACAATGGAAGGAATTATTGCAAAGGGTTTCATTTATTGCTCCTTGAGGAGCTGGGATTTGACGGATGCTGTACTTGTCACAAGTAATTTAGATGAAA
This genomic interval from Chitinivibrionales bacterium contains the following:
- the amrA gene encoding AmmeMemoRadiSam system protein A, which translates into the protein MKPFAIIPSIVLILGALLMNSINCDASPKPDGKKQAVDAKKQASSPDELSPDVKAFLLKLARRNLEAAVKDQAPVAPSDTPSMTKEFRGCFVTLTKKGELRGCIGYIEGIKPLFEAVMDNARNAALEDPRFPPVRPAELGDIKVEVSVLTKPVPLTYKDPDDLLARLVPGEDGIILTKGYHQSTFLPQVWGQLPDKVDFLEHLSLKGGMPPDGWKTAEVKRYRAVHFEEQ